cggtctaaggaacgctgctcaaacattcgaaagattcatagacgacatttttcgaggtctcaacttcgtacacgcgtatgttgacgactgtctaatcgcaagtccggacagagaaacacatctcaagcatctggatcttgttttcgaacgattacaaaaacatggcattactgtaaacgttcagaaatgccaattcggaaccgactcattagactttctgggacacactatcgatgctcaaggtatccgaccccttagaaccaaagtggcggccattctggattacccagaaccgaccaccgttaagcaattacgcacgtttaacggcctcgtaagtttctatagacgtttcatacccaaatgcgcattacttatgaaacctctgaccgaccaacttcgtggaaatgcgaaatccattaatttggacgacaccgcacgaaaagcattctccacagttaaggaactgattgctaaagcaacaatgctcgcacatcaggacaccgaagcacccattagtatcgcagtagacgcatccgactcggcaatcggaggagtcttacaacaatgggttaacaactcctggcaacccttggcatttttctctagacggttgctagacaccgaatcaaggtacagcacattcggtagggaactcctggctatgtattgtgctgtacggcatttccaacactatatcgaaggccgtgaattcactcttttcacggatcataaaccgctcactttctcgctaagctctccttcagacaagtactctccccgtgagtctcgacaactggactacatttcgcagtttacttcagatattcaacacatctctggagcaaacaatgtagttgcagacgccttatctcgcataacttccttgaacagtttccaaggaatcgaccttcttaaactcgtccagcttcaaaaagaagacactgatcttcagcacgagttatcgtccacaacacttaaactatgcatcaaacagatgggaacaggtaaggaaaccttactttgtgacacatgtacaggtagggatcgcccaatcgtgccgaaacattatcgacgcaatgtcttcaatacattgcacaaactttctcatccaggtgttcgtgcaaccatcaagcttatagcagaacggttttactggcctggcatgaataaagacgtgagggagtgggcacgctcctgtgtaagctgccaaaaatctaaggttatcagacacaataaatgtcctttaggctcatttaaaactcccgatgctcgtttcgaccatgttcatctggatttggtaggacctttaccagattcaaatggatactcttatcttttaacctgtgttgaccgtttcactcgatggccagaagcagtacctatcaaggacatcactgctgaaacagtggaccgcaccttcgtcgaacgatgggtagcaaacttcggctgcccttcaaccatcactacagaccgcggacgtcagttcgaatctgaacttttccgtcgtctgaccacacttttaggaagcactcgcttccgaacgaccgcctaccactcacaagcaaacgggttggtagaacgctttcaccgacaactaaaagcttcattatcagctgcaaacgtttcacagtggaccgacgctcttccacttgtttTACTAGGTATTCGGAATgtagtgaaagctgacattggatacactgcggctcaactcgtttatggaacgacacttcgacttccaggagaattcgtggatccttcttCCTCTTcagtgaacatggatctaacctgctacacgaacaggcttacaaacgcaatgcgttcagttaaacctgcttccactcgaccacaatcaaccgatgttttcgttcaacctgacttacgacatagtacacacgttttcgttcgtcgagactcgcatcgacgaccattcgaatcagaaTACGAAGGACcattcaaagttcttcaacgtgaatctaagtactatatagtcgataagaacggaacaaacgatagcatcagcatcgatcgcttaaaagcagcgtatttagaaggaactcctattcacgtcgactttccttcggtacaatcgcacaactcgactcctacactcataattcctcaaccgacaaccaacactagcaatgatactccgaatgtatctgaaaataaacgtaaaacgacgcgttctggaagaagagtaagatttccagaacatttaaacgactactgcacgtaaggcactactcgacattttatattatctcgatctttctttttaacgatatataattttttttaaaaagacaattttattatgcctatatatttatatttttatttaaaaaaaaccaaacaaaacataaaaaacatttttttaacgctattacgtgtgcttgagtatattttcaattttttcgccgacattgtgtttttacgcacatacgagtgcatttcgacatgcacttacactttcttttttctttcccaggacgactggaaaagaacgatgcagtttacaaGGAGTcaaaattttcgttgtaactttctttttttactatgttgtacctcggtcccatatagtaaggaaagacgaccagacgctgatacacttagtaagctatcagaagagtgtttaccaacgacaaactcgttgggtttaaacttctggctggccacgtcttagggtcgtcactgccccactagtgggggagtgatctgtagtggtaaataaatccccaaaataaatagcactaagttttcgacattggatgctgaccatatgttttagtggactcatctagctgaaggcgctcggtcaggcatccgcaccagatcacgtgtggtaacgccgtgctcaacatcaaccgcaatcgctagccagattagatcagagaattccgatatattggtcatcgccaaatatactcttccgatctcctcgactctgtcttttgatttctctgggtgggaacgaaatatattagaaggtgttactggtagaagcgttgtcaaacactgaatacctgtgacatcatcacctGCTTACCAGCTCTCTCATTATTACTTTCGATAACTTCATCTGCTGACTCACAGTGCAGTATTACTGGCTTCAAGTTCTTTTTTCTTCTGATGACAATCTTCTTGTCCATGGATCACATACCTTCCATGAACCATTACATGGATGATTGTGGAGCATGTTGTAGGATTTGATGACATACCCTTACTCCTCTAGTCTTACACGGAATTTAGATTGGCAATTACGGAATTTAGTCTTTAAACATCAGATATTAGTTAAAGATCTTACGATGTTTGCTTCATCTTCAAACCTTCCGATTTCCGCTTATGACCAAACGTACAATGAAACGTTACAAACTGGTATTTGAACCTGATATCCTTTAACAACCTGCTTTCCGTGTGGATGTAACGAGTACAAGTAGTCTGAGAAGCGATAAAATTACTACTTCATACTTTTTGGAACTATTTTAAGGCGCTATCGAATTCATCCCAGCACGCGAAACGCTTGTTCACTGTCATACTTTGAAAGGCATCGCTAAGGTCGACTGAAatgtcacttgagcatgaagcactacaAACAGAGatcattaattattaaaaaggtATTCCTTGCAACGATAATAACCCAAGGAAATACTACAAATACTTAGGATTTACCTGTGACTTGACATTTCGTTGAGGTTTACTACAGTTGTTGAGATCGCAGATCAAATTACAAAGCAACAACAGAGCCAAAGTGcacactacaaaacagagaatGCTAAATTAATGCCTTTGGTATTTATTTCGTGCTTTTTATGCAGCataagatgacttatatatgaaaaaacttGAAACTCATGCAATCCAACCAACCCACGGCAActgaaatacggaatgaccgcctctagtcaggccgttcaaggtcgttgaaacgaaaggGCGGGCACATTCGAAAGGATCTAACGTTTGAACCGTGccgaatttgaaccatagactttTAGACTACCCTCCCCCACAAAATAATGTTGCATCTTCATATACCCAATTTATGgatgatgtggcttcatttaaaacatatttctcacattaaCTAGAGTAAACGTTAGAAGTAACttcgtgataaggataaacagcagttgatatgaaatcatccgaattgtaatcaaaatcgagctcatttagttCTTGTGCTTCGCactgaacaagtttcccacaagaaacaaatgcattatgaggacaaatattatttgatagaacatcaagatttgattcttctgaaatagttccctcaaatttattaagaatgtcattgcagagtaaaagatcattagaaaaatcagcatctgtCAAGActgcatcaggttttcgatcacgaataggttcattcaacatattttccagagatttgtaagaaatttcgtcagaaataagtACGTCACTAGGAAAAACCATATTTAGTGcgataacatgagaaatctgacaaAGCGATTgcttagaaactgttgtctcgcaagaattctgagtttcatttgaCTCTGAGCTGCTatgtgactctacactgtccgttgcaatcgttgataaagataaatcatcattgTAAATACTCGActtagtagaatcagaattacaagacttaatattagttgcaataagatgaacattagtattacagactgactgaatatgtccaatatcaccacatttaaagcacttagaattacgaaatttacatgaattattctacgaaatcttcctcctttaccacattcgaaatttgtatactgaacaTAGCCTAGCAATGGATCCTTGAAAATTGTGTAAGAAAACGAAATGAGTTTTTccggtaaagccagagtttttaataagctgtatgcttcttttccgacgaatgtgaggaaatgtgctacaatattaacatcctcatcatcttccttggtcatagcccaaatttcgaacctttcaaagtaatcctcaaaagcatcacgatctgaatgtatatccaacaattccatcacaggctccatcgcgaagccaatgtgataattagaagtacttgaattatagtatgaactaagaatcccagaaataacgtaatcggatcaagaagtactaggtAAACACGAACGAatatactgtatttggaattcgaactcaagcattcaacaagtacaaaggattCATTAGTTCATTCGAACACCACATCCAGGCCTTTGCTTATCCGGACGGATATTTGGAATAAGAAGCAGGAAGGTGAGGTGGGCAGAGATGGCGAGATAGCTAACTTGATTTGATCAAGAGTGACTCGATATTTATAATCAGATAAAATAAGGTCACAAATAATGAATCAGGTTTGCAATTAACACATGCTCATGTAAAAACAGCGAGGgttagtaagtaaataattaacaaggtcgaaAAGCGACACTAATGGAATGAATAAATCGGTCAGTCCGAAAGCTAGGATAACCCATGGTACCAGACACACGTTCCTCCTCGTCTTTATACAACTAGACCCCTTTCTGAATATGTTGACGATCCGTTTATACCATACACACAGGCTCATTAGGTGGATACTTCCCATACCTAGTATAAGAACATTTTAAATACACCTTGCTAAAATCGACTTTCGGGCTCCAGATTTCTCCCGCTGTTTCATTTTCAGGTTTTTTGAGCAATCGTTGCAAGAACCATGCCTTTCCACACCAAGCAGCTGTTTACTACAGTTTGGGTACACATTGCGAAggaaaataagtcaaatacttCTGCCCAACAAATATTGAGAATTGAacgtatttttatttatggcaGTTAGTTCGTTATTAGCATTTTCGGCGCCCTTGAATTCGTCGAGGTTATCACGCGTTTGCAACCATGACCCAAGGTTTTGTTAGTGATGTTCTTAGTGGATCTAGCGGTAAAGCCAAGGAAGGTCAGTATGAAGATAAAGGAAAACCTGCTGCCATCAGATCAAGCAACATAGTTGCCGCCAAAGGTATATCTTAATTACGCTTTAAGTATTTTCAGCTGTCGCCGATGCAATTCGTACTAGCCTAGGACCCAAAGGAATGGATAAAATGGTAAGAAATCTTAATATTTTGATTTTCGTGAAGATACAAGAGGCGAAAGGTGATGTCACGATCACTAATGATGGAGCCACGATATTGAAACAAATGAAGCTTCTTCACCCTGCAGCCAAAATGGTAATTAAGTATCAGAAATGTGATTTGTTAGTTGGTAGAATTATCGAAAGCTCAAGATATCGAGGCAGGTGATGGTACCACTTCCGTAGTTGTTCTAGCAGGAAGTCTTCTTGATGCTTGCTCAAAACTGCTAGATAAAGGTATCCACCCAACCTCCATCTCAGATGCTTTCCAAAAAGCTGCATTAAAGGCTTGTGATATCCTGGAGAGTATGTCTATCCCTGTAGATCTGGGAAACCACGAGGAACTTATCAAAGTGGCTACAACCTCACTTAATTCCAAAATCGTCTCACAACATTCGGATTGCTTGGCACCCATAGCCGTAAAATCTGTCTTGGATGTTATAGACCCAGCCTATCCTAACTCCGTCTCTCTAGATGATATTCGTGTCGTGAAAAAACTTGGGTAAGCTGTATTTTTACAAACGTTTAAACGTGGAGGTGTATCTGACTTAGGTGGAAACGTATGTACAGCCACAAGAATAGATGTGTAGCACATGAGTCTAATATACCTGACTATTTGACTGGGAATCATGTTCTGCTAAACAGTCGCACTTTTGTTTCTTACGTATTCTATAATGAACAGCTGCCGATCATCACGCTCATATTTAGAGTTGCTTACACTAAAATAATGGATTTGTAGTACAACTGGTAATTGTCTCAACATTCCCGATAGCTCAAAGTCCAGCATGTGTATAAACTCGTACTTGACATTTCTTAGGAATGGCAAGATAAGCAGCTGTACTGTAGGATTTAATTCAGACGCTTTATGGTTTTATTGTTCACACCTATATAAGTTAAAAGTTGGCTTAGCTAACCGATTAAGTCTGTGCTCTTGTATTTTGCCTAGTGCTGTACTGTGTGAAATGTGATTCTGGCCAATAAGACTTCGTTATCGTTCACTGTAACAATAAATCGATGTTTCCTACTGTTTGGTCACAGATTCCACCTACTCCGATCTTGGTACGTGGTTGCACTAAAATCCATATATACTAAAATCACCCGATTGTTCCGTCACGTTATCTTAAAACTACACGGCGCCTATCCCCGTGGCTTCTCTACCAAGATTTTGCTGTCTGAAGAGTTATAATATGATAGCTTTTATGTTCAGTTATATTGACTAGTATTTTCTGGTTAGCTACAAGAGTATTGGTTAACTTCATCGCAAATTtcgtttttaatattttactcTAAATAATAGAGGCACAGTCGAAGACACCAAGTTAGTCGACGGTCTTATACTCACCCAACGTGCTGAATCTGCTTGTGGCGTTAAAAGAGTAGAGAAAGCGAAAATAGCTCTTATTCAGTTTTGTATCTCTCCTCCAAAAACAGATGTAAGTTGTCCTAATATGCAAAATATCTCTGATCTTAGATGGAAAATAATGTCGTCATCACAGATTATACTCAGATGGATAGAATCATGAAGGAAGAAAGACAATACATTCTCAACATCATCAAAGCTGTTAAAAAGGCTGGGTGTAATGTCTTGTTGATTCAGAAAAGCATTTTGCGAGATGCTGTAAATGAATTAGCTCTCCATTACTTTAATAAAATGAAGATTATGGTTGTCAAGGATATCGAGCGAACAGAAGTAGAATTTATATGCAAGGTGAGCTGGTTGTTTCATATTAAATTATGGTTCATTAGTTCTTTATTGGTTCTTTAAGTTATATGCAAAGAGATTGGTCAGTCCACTCGCGTTCAGAATCCATATGGTTCCCTTTAACCTGTTTTCCTCAATCATTCTATTTATAACCAAGTTAACTAACAATCTAAGgttttaaaatagaaaattattCCGTTCCCAATAAATTATTGTAAGATGTGTTTGTCTAAGCTGTATTTAGACTGATAAAACTTTAACAGTCCACAACGGTCATTAACATTTATAGAAGTATCTCAAGGCGAGTTTTTATGCAATATTTTTTCATGCCTTTCTGATAGACACTGCATTGCATACCAATAGCAAGTCTAGACCATTTCAATCCAGAATATATGGGATCTGCCAATTTGGTTGAAGAATCAGAGGCAACCGCTCATTGCGTTCACATCACAGGTATTGAGAACAGGGGAAGGACAATATCAATCTTGGTCCGGGGTTCCAATAAACTTATGTTGGACGAAGCTGAACGTTCATTGCATGATGCACTTTGTGTTATTCGATGTTTAGTAAAAAAGAGGTACGTTAATAACTGGCTTTTGTCTTGTCAAAGTCATTTCTATGAGATCAAATTGTATATCATGAAATCCACATTTATGCTCTGTATAATAGTCTGAGTTAATCTTGAATCCATAATTCCTTGATATAATTCGTAGTTTTGAGATTCATTTCAATGGtactattgaaaataattatttacttcTCATAACGAAAAAATATTCTAAATTCGAAACTTTATGATCGCAATTGTTTGCAATTTTAACATTTCCATCCATATTTCTAGAGCTATGATCTCAGGTGGTGGTGCACCAGAAATCGAAATTGCCCAGAAGTTAGCTGCATTCGCTAACACTACACCTGGTCTTGATCAATATTGTTTTCGTGCCTTCGCTGATGCATTCGAAGTTATTCCGTACACATTAGCAGAAAATGCTGGTTTGAGTCCTGTACAAACTGTCACTGAACTACGAGCTTTACATGCTAAAGGGGAGAAAAATGCTGGGATCAATGTTCGAACGGTAATTGGCTTTTTTTGCTTAATTGCCGACTTGTATCTTTAGTTGAAATACTTTCTGTCGTACAAATTACGGGCAAGAAATCCCGTTAAAATTTAAAATTGTCTAGATGTTGTAAACATCGAATTCTTCCAATCTgtaaatgttaatttaataaatttaatacaaCTTG
The genomic region above belongs to Schistosoma haematobium chromosome 2, whole genome shotgun sequence and contains:
- the CCT4 gene encoding T-complex protein 1 subunit delta (EggNog:ENOG41032AX~COG:O): MTQGFVSDVLSGSSGKAKEGQYEDKGKPAAIRSSNIVAAKAVADAIRTSLGPKGMDKMIQEAKGDVTITNDGATILKQMKLLHPAAKMLVELSKAQDIEAGDGTTSVVVLAGSLLDACSKLLDKGIHPTSISDAFQKAALKACDILESMSIPVDLGNHEELIKVATTSLNSKIVSQHSDCLAPIAVKSVLDVIDPAYPNSVSLDDIRVVKKLGGTVEDTKLVDGLILTQRAESACGVKRVEKAKIALIQFCISPPKTDMENNVVITDYTQMDRIMKEERQYILNIIKAVKKAGCNVLLIQKSILRDAVNELALHYFNKMKIMVVKDIERTEVEFICKTLHCIPIASLDHFNPEYMGSANLVEESEATAHCVHITGIENRGRTISILVRGSNKLMLDEAERSLHDALCVIRCLVKKRAMISGGGAPEIEIAQKLAAFANTTPGLDQYCFRAFADAFEVIPYTLAENAGLSPVQTVTELRALHAKGEKNAGINVRTGAVVDILAQNVIQPMLVSYSAVTLATETVRSILKIDDVINAIRN
- the CCT4 gene encoding T-complex protein 1 subunit delta, variant 2 (EggNog:ENOG410V942~COG:O), giving the protein MTQGFVSDVLSGSSGKAKEGQYEDKGKPAAIRSSNIVAAKAVADAIRTSLGPKGMDKMVRNLNILIFVKIQEAKGDVTITNDGATILKQMKLLHPAAKMLVELSKAQDIEAGDGTTSVVVLAGSLLDACSKLLDKGIHPTSISDAFQKAALKACDILESMSIPVDLGNHEELIKVATTSLNSKIVSQHSDCLAPIAVKSVLDVIDPAYPNSVSLDDIRVVKKLGGTVEDTKLVDGLILTQRAESACGVKRVEKAKIALIQFCISPPKTDMENNVVITDYTQMDRIMKEERQYILNIIKAVKKAGCNVLLIQKSILRDAVNELALHYFNKMKIMVVKDIERTEVEFICKTLHCIPIASLDHFNPEYMGSANLVEESEATAHCVHITGIENRGRTISILVRGSNKLMLDEAERSLHDALCVIRCLVKKRAMISGGGAPEIEIAQKLAAFANTTPGLDQYCFRAFADAFEVIPYTLAENAGLSPVQTVTELRALHAKGEKNAGINVRTGAVVDILAQNVIQPMLVSYSAVTLATETVRSILKIDDVINAIRN